AAAGCTGCTTCTGAGAGTGCAAAAATGGGTTTGCCCGCCAGCATGTTGTCAGTGGCAAAAATAATTGATCGTGATCGTTGAGGATCAGCCGTGGCGGGGAAACCATTGACGCAGGACGCTAAACCATCGCCAATCAAGGACGATCCGGGCGCTTCATAGGTGCCCGCGAAATATTCAAAAGTTGAGGTGTCCATGCCCAAGGCCTTTTGCGCCACAGTGAGCTCACCGGTGACAAACTCATAGTCATCTGTCAAAGGGAACACCATGACTGCGCTGGAATCAAAGATGGTCAAGCCAATGCGTTCGCCCCTGAAGTTGCCAACAAGTTTTGAAAAAACACTCACAATCGCTTCATCGGTGCCAAGCATGGAACCGGATACGTCAAGGCACAGCATGATGTCCCTGTTCACGTGTTCGGGATTGAAGGTTTCTTCTTTGATGGGACGTGCGGCAGCCACGGCTAGCGAGAGGCCAAGAACAGCCAGCGCGGCCAGCGCCACAAGCAACCATTTCCTGCGCTGCGCCACGGCTCTCTTGTATGCGGGCAGTGCGGTGAGCCTGTCCACGTGGGCCACTGGCGTGCGCGGCACGGTGGAGTCTCCTCGGCGCCAGAAAATCACTGCCACGGCGACAATCATGGCCAGGGCCAGGGGCAGCAGCCACCAATATTTCAGTGCCACGATGCCACCACGTTCCGCGCTGTACCGGTTGCCTCGGTGACCGTAAGCCCCCCACCGTGAGCCGTGAACTCGCCGGGATAAAACAGTTCAACCGCGTCAGCAGCCACAGCAAGCTGCTCTCCTCTTAGTTGTGTCAGAGTCATGCGCTGGGCTGGCAACCCCGTCATTTCATGAACAAAGCCTCGCACTGCCAGGCTCAGCTCAAGGTGAGCGGCACGCTGGTCTATGGTGCCGGCGTCGTACTTGTTCTCAACGTCCGTGATTAGCTGCAAGTACTTGTTCCGCACAGACCCGGGATGGCGGGGTGGCACAAAGTCAGGCACGCCGGTGGTGGCCCGCTCACTGGTGGAAACCCATACCCACACGATCCAGCCAAGACACATCAGCACCAGGGCAGCACCCGTCAGCGGCCACCAGATTGAGTATCCAACGGGGGCAAAGAAAACACCGTCAGCGGCCACGCCGGTGCCTCTCCAAGAGGGTAAACACCTTTGCCACAACTTCGGTGGTGGCAGCGACGCTGGAGATGGCAATACCGCAGGAACCAAGCAGCGTCTCCAGCTCCTGGGCGCGAAGGGCCACGGCCTTGAAATAGCTGCGTGCAAGATCAGGGTCCTTCGCCAACAGCATCAGAACGGTGTCCATGCCTGCAACATCAACGCCTACCCCAGAGACAGCCTCGGGGCCGGCCAAAGTAGCATCCTGAATCTGCAGCCATAGGATTTCATGTTGGGCACAGAGCCTGCGCAGCACCTTGGCAAGGCGCGGCTCAGCAGTGAGCTCATCGGCCACAACCACCAGCAGCATGCGTTGTTTATAGTGCGCGGCCACATATTCCAGCCGGGAGCACAATTGGCTTGGCCCGCGAGTCATGCAGGCACCGTCCATGCCCTTCAGAAGTTGCTCCAGGTGCGCCTCCGTACCCTTGGCTGGCAGCGCAATAGAATTTTCTCCGTCACCGTGAACAAGCGCCACTGAATCACCGTGGCGGATGGCAAGCAGGCCGATGACACCCATCGCCATCACGGCAATATCCTTCTTCAACTCGCCACCGCGCGCCTGGGCAGCCATATTCCGGCCACTGTCACTGACAAAAAGTAGCTGCTGACTACGCATGGCTATGTAGCGTTTGATCAGCGGCGAACCCGTCCGGGCTGTGGCTTTCCAATCAATGTCACGAATCTCATCCCCCGGGACATAGCCGCGCAGGTCTTCAAAGTCCTGGCTGCGCCCATGAAATATTGCCCCGTATTCACCTTCCAGCATGCCCCGGGCCTTGCGGTGAGCCACAATGAACATCTTCGATTTCACCGCCGTCAGTAAGCTAGCCACCGCTGCCTAGGGTGTCTGCACTGAATCGACAATGGCGGAAATGATCGTTTCAACTCGTATATTTTGTG
This genomic window from Arthrobacter sp. TMP15 contains:
- a CDS encoding VWA domain-containing protein, with product MALKYWWLLPLALAMIVAVAVIFWRRGDSTVPRTPVAHVDRLTALPAYKRAVAQRRKWLLVALAALAVLGLSLAVAAARPIKEETFNPEHVNRDIMLCLDVSGSMLGTDEAIVSVFSKLVGNFRGERIGLTIFDSSAVMVFPLTDDYEFVTGELTVAQKALGMDTSTFEYFAGTYEAPGSSLIGDGLASCVNGFPATADPQRSRSIIFATDNMLAGKPIFALSEAALLAKNTGIRVYSLNPNDFGSKTAFGQAADGLKKTSSSTGGSYHALESDAAVESIVNQVQATESSKLQGAPQITVLDQPGGPLGAALVSLLLLGAATWRLRR
- a CDS encoding DUF58 domain-containing protein translates to MKSKMFIVAHRKARGMLEGEYGAIFHGRSQDFEDLRGYVPGDEIRDIDWKATARTGSPLIKRYIAMRSQQLLFVSDSGRNMAAQARGGELKKDIAVMAMGVIGLLAIRHGDSVALVHGDGENSIALPAKGTEAHLEQLLKGMDGACMTRGPSQLCSRLEYVAAHYKQRMLLVVVADELTAEPRLAKVLRRLCAQHEILWLQIQDATLAGPEAVSGVGVDVAGMDTVLMLLAKDPDLARSYFKAVALRAQELETLLGSCGIAISSVAATTEVVAKVFTLLERHRRGR